TGATTGTAATTTCAGCATTTTTAATGCCGTTTACAATCTTTTTTATGTCGCCGGCAGTAATTTTAATGGCCGCGTCAGAGGGGATAATAAATTCAAGTGCTCTTGTATTTTTGCTTATATTTATTGTTTCTTTATTTACCGGAAGAATCTGGTGCGGATGGTTGTGTCCTGCCGGCGGAATGCAGGAATTAATTGGTAGTGGCTGTGAAAAGAAGCCTTCAGATGGATTTCTTAATTATTTCAAGTACATATTATTTGCCATCTGGGCAACTATGATTCTCATTTTGTTTGTCATGGCAGGCGGAATTAATGGTGTTAATCCAATGTATGGCACAGAGGGGGGAATTTTCCCTAAGATTATGTATGTCTATCTTATTTTACTGGCAATATTTGTTATATCCACCTTTATATTAGGAGGACGTTCAATGTGCAGGTATTTCTGCCCGATGTCAGTCATAATGATTATCGGAAGAAAAATTGGAAATATCCTTAATCTTCCCGGATTGCGGCTAAAAACCGAGCCTGAAAAATGTATTGATTGTGGACTTTGCAACAAGGCATGTCCTGTTGGCATTTCTGTATCTGAAATGGTAAAAAACAATGATTCCAATACAAATGACTGCATTATGTGTGGTTCATGTGCAGATTCCTGCAAAAAAGGTGCCGTCACATTTGGATTTTCTAAAAATAAGTAATTGGATTAAATAACTTGGATATAACTTGGATAAAAGTTAAAAGACTTAGAAGATTGCTATGAAAGTCAAAATTCCTGATAAACTTATCATCACTTTTTGTGTGATGAAAAAAGCTCATCATGTGCGTTTTACATGAAAGTTACTTTGTAACTCACATGAAACAGTTAGCATGAAATGATAATTTCAATTTGAAAATTAGTTTTTCTTACAAAAGTGCTTTAAAATATACTCACCTGTAAACTGGAAATAAACCTCCCTTGTTTCGGAGTCTGTTCTTTTATAAAAATGGGCTTTCTGTCTTTCATTATTGTAAAATGCAATAGCATAAAATGGAATATCTGATTTTTTAACATGAATCCGGCATACAGTATCCCCTTTGACTTCTTCAAAAGATATATTCAGATATTTACTAAAATGAGTGATAATATCCTTTGGATATATCATTTTATCAATGATATCATCAATGATCTTTCTTTTATAGCCATCCAAATTTTTATCCTGAAGTTTTGAATATTCATTTGTAATACTGTGAGTTTTACAGATATCGCCTTCTTCCTTCAATTCTTCAACGCCTATTAAAAGAGTTCCTCCGTTTGTATTCAGAAAAGCAACAATTGTTTTTGCAATAGAAAACATGCTGTTGTTCTTTTCAAATATAAAATTAGGATCATCATCATAGACAAATCCAGGATATCCATCATATTTTGCACTGCGAAATACTCCCTTCTTAAATTCAATTGTTTCACATTCGCCAATATTAATGAGATTTTCCACTGTAACATCCAAAGAATCATCTGTATCTTTCACCTCTATTTTTGGAGAAAGAACAATGTTATCAATAATGCCGGTTTTCATTTCAAGCAGTTCGGAAGCTTTCCGAGAGAGTATATGATCTTTGATAAATTTTCCAAAATCTCTTAATGCTTTGTCACCTTCTGCAAGAGAGTGATAACAATGAATAACATCAATGTTTGTATTTTCCTTCAGATATTCCCAGTCAATAGAGAAATGGTAACTTATTACATCACAGTAAGTAAAGTCAAAAATACGTTTAATGTTGTTTTTCCGAATATATTCAGCCATAACCTCAGTTATAAGCTTAGATTTTGTCCAAAGGTAATATGCACTGTTTTTCTGACCGAACTGGCAGGCATAATTCTGAATAGATTCTTTTGGTAGTAAAAGACCATAACATGCAGATAATATCATAAAATGATGATTTGATGATAAAATCCCTGATTTGCCTTCTTCTCCAAGTTCCTTATAAAATTGTCCGTCAAATCTCTTTATTGCAGGAAGATAATTTGCAGGAGTCTGACCACCAAAATCTCTGCCTTTTACAAGGTAATTATTATATTTTTCTATTTCCTGCTCGCATTTGTACCAGTGGATTTCATTATTTGATAGATTTAATAAAATTTCATCTCTTGTTTTAATAAATTTTGAACGGATTGCTTCATCATCAATTGAATTAATTAATGCATTTTTCATGTCATATTCTGATGAGCCGCCGGATAATTTATGAAAAGAATCAATAAAAAGAATGAGGACGGGACTCTTGGTTGGCTTTTTTTCGTTAGAAGCTAAATTGTCCTGATCACCTTCAAAATTATCTTCCGGTTTATCAAGGGGTTCCAGAGAAATTTTATCGGAACCTGCTGCTGTCCACACTGCTATTTCGACCATCCGGGGAGTCCAGTCAAAATTAGTAAGAGTGGTCAATTTTTTTGCACACTTTCTGCTAAAATCAGTCCATTGCAAATAGGTATTCCAATTTGCCTCACGATTATAGAAAGATCCAGATATACCTCCATCTTCTGTTGTAAGAAAGTTTGTCGATTCTTTATATCCAAATTTGTCTTTATTATCATGCCACCATTTTGCAATTCTTCTGTCAGCAATAGGATATTCAGCAGGGTCATAAAAAGAAAGGAATGTTATTGGTAATGCATACCCGGAAGGCATGTTACATAGATTACAAAAATTATTAAAATTTTCAAACGTTGGTTCTTTACTTAGCGATGAAATCGATTCTGCGAATTTCTCCCAAACAATAGCCTTATCCTGCCTTATATATGATAAGTGCCTGATAAAGTCTGATGTTTTCGTGTTAACATCACGTTTAGAATTCAGTTTCCAGAACAATATTTCTCCGGCAACAATTCTCTCATCAAAATTATTTTCAGGGTTATTAATCGCGTTCTGAAACTTTTTTTCCAACAAATTTAGATTTTTAAGATCAATTTTTGAATTGAAAAAATCAGGGTAAGAGTTTTTATCTCTGTACTTTGTAAGGTCTACAACCCAGTTAAAAGAATTATATGCATCTATCCATTTGTTGTACATGTCAATCCCGGCAGTATTCTGATAATAATGACTTCGGTTTATAATCTATAAGAATATCCATTTAAAATTACATCAAATAAATTTAAATCGGCAAACTTTCATGCCCATGAAATTGGAACTATCTTATTATACTCCTATTTTATTTTCAAATGGAAGATGAGCTTTGATTTTTACAGCTTCATATTAAATGCGATACCCTTTATTAGTCCTTAACTCACACATAAAATAAGAAAATAATCGCGGGTATAAGGTCAATATGAGTAATCTAAGTGCTAACATAAGTGAAAAAGCCAATCTTATCTGGTCAATTGCGGACAAATTAACCGGTACATACAAACCACATGAATATGGAGAAGTAATTCTTCCCCTGACTGTAATAAGGCGTTTTGACTGTGTACTTGCGGACACAAAAGACGCTGTTCTTGCAAAGAACGAGACAATGAAAGCGGTTGCTTTGAAAGATGAATTTCTGAAAAAAGCATCAGGCTACTCATTTTATAATACAAGCAAATTTACTTTTCAAAAATTATTAGATGATCCGGACAACATTGAGGCAAACTTCAAAAATTATCTCAACGGCTTTTCTCCCAATGTGCAGGAAATAATTGAGAAGTTCAAATTTGATGCACACATTACAACGATGGCAAAAAAGGGCATTTTGTATAATGTTTTAAAGGAATATACAACATCAAAAGGATACCTCCACCCCTCACACATCTCAAACCTTGAGATGGGCTATATCTTTGAAGAAATTATCCGGCGTTTTTCAGAGTCTCATAATGAGGATGCCGGACAGCACTACACTCCCCGTGAAGTCATTGAACTGATGGTAAACATTCTGTTTACTGATGATAATGATATTTTGTCCGGCAAAAACATCACAAAGACACTTTATGATCCGGCCTGCGGTACAGGCGGTATGCTTTCGGTTGCCACCGAATACCTGCACAGATTAAATTCGGGTGCAAAACTTATCGGTTTTGGTCAGGAATTAAATGATCATACGTTTGCTATCTGCAAGGCCGATCTTTTAATTAAAGGTGATAGTGCAGACCAGATCAAAAACGGAAACACTCTTTCCGATGATCAGTGCGCCGATATGCAGTTTGACTATATCCTCTCAAATCCTCCTTTTGGCAGGGAATGGAAAAATGAAAAAAATGCGGTTGAAAAAGAGGCCAAACTGGGTTTTGCCGGTCGCTTCGGCCCGGGGCTTCCTGCTATCGGTGACAGTCAGATGCTCTTTTTACTGACAGCAATCTCGAAGATGAAGGATTCAGGATCAAGGGTTGCAATAATTCACAACGGATCACCGCTCTTCTCAGGCGATGCCGGTTCAGGCCCGTCTGAGATCAGAAAATATATTCTGGAACATGACCTTCTTGATGCGATAATTGCTCTTCCAAATGACTTATTTTATAATACAGGAATTGCGACTTACGTCTGGATTTTGTCAAACAAGAAGCCTGCGAAAAGAAAAGGCAAAGTTCAGCTCATAAACGCAAACCAGATGTTTGTCAAACGCAGGAAATCGCTTGGAAACAAGAGAAACGATATCTCGCAGGATGCTATTTCAGAGATAACAAAGATTTACGGCGAATTTAAAGAGAATGACGTCTGTAAAATCTTTAATAATGATGATTTCGGCTACCACAAAATAACTGTTGAAAGACCCCTTCTTGATGAGAACAAAAAGCCTGTTCTTTCAAAGGGAAAACCAAAGCCTGATTCATCATTGCGTGACACAGAAAACATACCCTTAACAGAGGACATTTCAGAGTATTTTAAGCGTGAAGTCCTCCCATTTGCACCGGATGCATGGATTGACGAGAAGAAAACAAAAGTCGGTTATGAAATTTCCTTCACCCGCTATTTCTACAAATACACTGCACCAAGACCAAGCAGTGAAATAATGAAAGAAATCTTAGAGCTTGAATGCGAGCTTGAAGGAAGTCTTGCGGAGATTTTTCAGAAATGAATGAGGATAATCCGGCACTTCCTTCGGATGAGGTTTACTTAAATATCCGCAGGAGTGTTATTACTGCTCAGAGGCAGGTTTACGCTGCTGTAAATTTTGCAATGGTGCAGACATACTGGGAGATTGGTGAGCAGATTTACTATGCATGCGGGGAGAATTTTCGTGCGGAATACGGGAAGAATCTTTTAAAATTTTTGTCTGAAAAACTCACAGAGGAGTTTGGGAATAATTATTCTGATCGAAATCTCCGTTATATGAGGCAGTTTTATGCAACATTTCCAATCCGGAACGCACTGCGTTCCGAATTAAGCTGGACGCATTACCGGCTTTTAATGCGGATTTCGGATGAAAACGCCCGTGATTTCTATATGGATGAATGTGCTAAATCAGACTGGAGTTCAAGACAGCTTGAGCGGCAGATTAATTCATTTTTCTATGAGCGGCTTCTTGCAAGCAGGGATAAGGAGGATGTCATAAAAGAGGCTGAATCAAACGGGTTGAAAACGGAGTATGAGCGTATTATAAAAGACCCTTATGTTCTGGAGTTTTTAAACCTTGAAGCGAACCCGAAATTCTATGAAAAGGATTTGGAAGAGGCTCTGATTACAAACCTGCAAAAGTTTCTGCTTGAACTTGGACGCGGATTTTCGTTTGTATCTCGGCAGAAGAGAATTTCCTTTGACGGACGCCACTTCTATATCGATCTTGTCTTTTACAACTACATCCTGAAGTGCTTTGTTTTAATTGACCTGAAGCTTGGCGATCTTACTCATCAGGACTTGGGTCAGATGCAGATGTATGTCAACTACTACACCCGCGAGATGAGAACGGAGGGCGACAACCCTCCTGTGGGAGTTGTTCTGTGTGCCGACAAAAGCGATGCTGTTGTAAAATACACACTTCCGGAGGACAATTCACAGATCTTTGCATCAAAATACATGCTTTACATGCCGACAGAAGAAGAATTTAAGCGGGAGTTAAACCTCGATAGCTTCCGGAAGATGAGCAGAGACAATCCAAAAGATGAGGGTGATGACGCATGAGGGCAATGAAGGATTCCGGGATTGAGTGGATTGGCGAGATTCCGGTGGGGTGGGAAATAAGACGGCTTAGATTTTTATGCCAAATAATTACAGGAGATAAAGATACAATAAACAAAAAAGAGGATGGATTATATCCATTCTATGTTCGTTCTCCAAATATTGAAAGGATTGATTCTTACACTTTTGACGGAGAAGCAATACTGATGGCAGGTGATGGTGTTGGTGCTGGAAAAGTGTTTCACTATGTAAATGGCAAATTTGACTATCATCAACGAGTGTATAATCTTCATTTTTTTAAAGATATTTCAGGAAAATATCTATATTATTACTTAAAAGAAAATTTTTGGAAAAAAATTGAAGAGAGTAATGCAAAATCTACTGTTGACTCCGTTAGACTTCCAATGCTTCTTGATTTTCCTGTTGCTTTAGGTGAGCTTCCAGAACAAACCCGCATCGCCTCTTTCCTTGACAATAAATGCACCGCAATTGACGCTTCAATCGAAAAACAGCGGGCTTCAATTGATAAGCTGAAGGAATACCGGCAGGTAGTGATAACAAATGCTGTGACAAAGGGTCTGAATCCGGATGTTCCAATGAAGGATTCCGGGGTTGAGTGGATTGGGGAAATTCCGGAAGGGTGGGATGTTGTAAAGTTAAAATGGCTTGCAAGGATGAAAAGTGGTGAAAGTATTACCTCTAATATCATTGATAATGATAGTACCTATCCAGTATATGGAGGAAATGGATTAAGAGGATATGCTAAATCTTTTACACACAATGGCTCTTATATCTTGATTGGAAGACAAGGAGCACTTTGTGGAAATGTTCACATTGTAAAAGGAAATTTTTGGGCATCTGAACATGCAATTGTAACATATGAGTTAATTACATTGGATCAAAAATGGTTGTTCTACATTCTTTCTGCTATGAATTTGAATCAATATTCAACTTCAGCAGCCCAGCCGGGTCTTGCAGTTGAACAAATTCAAAGGTTGTCTACTTTATTACCTCCGATTTCAGAACAACATGAAATCGCTGCCTATCTTGATCAAAAATGCACCGCAATTGATGAAGCAGTATCCAAAAAAGAAACTCTCATCAAAAAACTTGAGGAGTATAAGAAATCCTTAATCTATGAGGCTGTGACCGGTAAGATTGAAATTCCGGAATTATCAGCCTGAATTTTTAATTGGTTTTCCTTTTTTTCATTTATTTTAAATTGATTCATGCAACCCATGCGCAAGGTTCGCTTCGCAAAGCTTCGCGAACCACGCCCTGCCCTCAGGGCTTTGCGCCATCACGACAGCCTGCTTCGAGAATACCCTGCGGGTATTCTCAGCAGCCATATTTTGAAACATCAGATTTGAATGATATTTAAACGGAGCTTTAAAAAAATGTCAGGAGCATTGGGAATGCTCGTCCATTCCCAATGCGGGGTATCGTTATAAAAGGGGGAGGGTCTAAGGGAGGGGGAAATTCGTTCCCCCTCCCTTTTACTAAAAACGATCATGAAACAAAGGTTTCATGCACCGTTTAATGTAAATCACAACGTGATTTTCATGGTAAATTAAAGATAAAAGTTTGGAATTTTCTTAATTGATCTCTAAAATAATTGTGAAAACCATCAGGATATTTAAAAATATTTTAATAAACCACACCTTCAGGTGAAATGAATACGTGACAAATTGTCACGGTTTTAATCTTCCATTATATGCAAAATAACGCAATAAATTATTATTCCCTTATACTCAATATTACATTAAGGGTAAAAAAGGTGAAATAAATGGCATCCGCAGAATATACAGAAAAACAGTTTGAAAATGATATTGAATTTTCACTTTGCACAAATGGCGGTTATGTCAAAGGAAATCCGGAAAAGTTTGACAGGGTTCTGGGGCTTGACACGGAAACCCTCCTCACATTCATCAAAACAACACAGCCGAAGGAATGGAAAAAATACAACAGCATATACGGTGATGACAGCGAAAAGACGTTTATTGAAAGATTCACAAGGGAAGTTGCAAGAACAAACCTCCTTCGCGTACTCCGGCAGGGAATAAACGACCGGGGATGCAGGTTTAAGGTAATCTACTGGAAACCGGAAACAGCAATCAATGAGGAATCAAGAGAACACTATGATCAGAATATCCTCAACTGCACAAGACAGCTTCACTACTCCCCCACAAATGAAAACAGTCTGGATATTGTTCTGTTTGCAAACGGAATCCCGGTTGTATCAATGGAACTCAAAAACCAGTTCACCGGCCAGAATGTAGCAAACGCAATCGGACAGTACAAATTTGACAGAAACTCCCGCGATCCAATCTTTGAATTCAAAAAGAGAGTCATTGTTCACTTTGCAGTTGATCTCTACAATGTCTATATGACAACCCGCCTCAACGGAGGGCAGACAAAATTCCTCCCGTTCAATCAGGGATCAAACGGAGCAGGAGAGGTAGGCGGAGCAGGAAACCCCCTTTATTACAACACATATCAGACCGCTTATCTCTGGGAAAAAGTTCTCACAAAAGACAGCCTTCTTGAAATCCTTCACAAATACCTTCATATTAAAACCGAAACTCTGACAGACTTAAACGGAAAAACAACCGAAACAAAAGAGACCCTTATCTTTCCAAGATATCATCAGCTCGATGTCGTAACAAAACTCCTCTCAGATGTCAGGGAAAACGGTGCAGGCAAAAATTATCTCATACAGCACAGCGCCGGAAGCGGAAAATCTAACTCTATCGCATGGCTTGCACACCGGCTCTCGGGACTGCATGACAGAACAGATAATAAAATTTTCAAATCGACAATAGTTGTAACTGACAGGAAAATTCTTGACAGTCAGCTTCAGGACACAATCTATCAGTTTGATCATGTTGAAGGCGTCGTTGTAAAAATCGACAAAGACTCAAAACAGCTTCGCGATGCAATCAACTCCGGCGCAGGAATAATCATCACAACACTTCAGAAGTTCCCGGTAATCTACAAAGAAATAAATTCAGACAACAAAAATTTTGCAGTCATTGTTGATGAGGCTCATTCGTCACAGACCGGAGAAGCGGCAAAAAAGCTCAAAACAGCGCTTGCCAACATAGAAGAAGTCCTCGATGAGTACGCAAAAGCCGAAGGCGAAGAGGAAGACAAACGCCCGGACGAAGAGGATAAGTTAATAGCCGAAATTGCCGCACAGGGGCAGCACAAAAACCTTTCATTTTTTGCTTTCACCGCAACACCAAAAGACAAAACACTTCAGATGTTCGGAGTAAAACAGCCGGACGGCAAATACAAGGCATTTCACATCTATTCAATGCGGCAGGCCATTGATGAAGGATTCATCTTAGACGTTTTGAAAAATTACATGACATACAGCATGTATTACAAAATTATCAAAAACATACCTGATGATCCGGAACTTGACACAGCCGCAGGAATTAAAGCAATACGGCGCTATGAAAGCCTTCATCCTCATAACCTTGCACAAAAGACCGCTATCATGGTTGAACACTTCAGGAGTCAGACAAAAAACCAGATTGGCGGAAAAGCAAAGGCGATGGTCGTTACAGCCTCACGCCTTCATGCAGTAAGATACTGCTTTGAGTTTAAGCGATACATCAAAGACAAAGGATACACAGGCCTTGATGTTCTGGTTGCCTTCTCAGGCGAAATAGACGATGAGGGAATGTCATGGACTGAGGAAAAGATAAACAAAACAAAATCAGGAGAGCACATTAAGGAAAAACAGCTTCCAAAAGAGTTCCATGATAATTTCAATATCTTAATTGTGGCAGAAAAGTATCAGACCGGATTTGATGAGCCGTATCTTCACACAATGTTTGTTGATAAAAAATTAAGCGGAGTTAAGGCAGTCCAGACCCTCTCACGAATAAACAGGATTGCCGAAGGCAAAGACAGCACATTTGTTCTTGACTTTGTGAACACTGCCGAAGATATTCAAAAAGCATTTCAGCAATACTACGAAGCAACAATTCTCGCTGAGGAAACAAACCCCAATGTTCTCTATGATCTCAAATACACTCTTGATGACTTTGGGATATACAGAGAGTCAGAGATAAATTCATTC
The genomic region above belongs to Methanomicrobium antiquum and contains:
- a CDS encoding 4Fe-4S binding protein, with translation MKNINLRRTMIVISAFLMPFTIFFMSPAVILMAASEGIINSSALVFLLIFIVSLFTGRIWCGWLCPAGGMQELIGSGCEKKPSDGFLNYFKYILFAIWATMILILFVMAGGINGVNPMYGTEGGIFPKIMYVYLILLAIFVISTFILGGRSMCRYFCPMSVIMIIGRKIGNILNLPGLRLKTEPEKCIDCGLCNKACPVGISVSEMVKNNDSNTNDCIMCGSCADSCKKGAVTFGFSKNK
- the yaaA gene encoding peroxide stress protein YaaA, with product MYNKWIDAYNSFNWVVDLTKYRDKNSYPDFFNSKIDLKNLNLLEKKFQNAINNPENNFDERIVAGEILFWKLNSKRDVNTKTSDFIRHLSYIRQDKAIVWEKFAESISSLSKEPTFENFNNFCNLCNMPSGYALPITFLSFYDPAEYPIADRRIAKWWHDNKDKFGYKESTNFLTTEDGGISGSFYNREANWNTYLQWTDFSRKCAKKLTTLTNFDWTPRMVEIAVWTAAGSDKISLEPLDKPEDNFEGDQDNLASNEKKPTKSPVLILFIDSFHKLSGGSSEYDMKNALINSIDDEAIRSKFIKTRDEILLNLSNNEIHWYKCEQEIEKYNNYLVKGRDFGGQTPANYLPAIKRFDGQFYKELGEEGKSGILSSNHHFMILSACYGLLLPKESIQNYACQFGQKNSAYYLWTKSKLITEVMAEYIRKNNIKRIFDFTYCDVISYHFSIDWEYLKENTNIDVIHCYHSLAEGDKALRDFGKFIKDHILSRKASELLEMKTGIIDNIVLSPKIEVKDTDDSLDVTVENLINIGECETIEFKKGVFRSAKYDGYPGFVYDDDPNFIFEKNNSMFSIAKTIVAFLNTNGGTLLIGVEELKEEGDICKTHSITNEYSKLQDKNLDGYKRKIIDDIIDKMIYPKDIITHFSKYLNISFEEVKGDTVCRIHVKKSDIPFYAIAFYNNERQKAHFYKRTDSETREVYFQFTGEYILKHFCKKN
- a CDS encoding type I restriction-modification system subunit M, with translation MSNLSANISEKANLIWSIADKLTGTYKPHEYGEVILPLTVIRRFDCVLADTKDAVLAKNETMKAVALKDEFLKKASGYSFYNTSKFTFQKLLDDPDNIEANFKNYLNGFSPNVQEIIEKFKFDAHITTMAKKGILYNVLKEYTTSKGYLHPSHISNLEMGYIFEEIIRRFSESHNEDAGQHYTPREVIELMVNILFTDDNDILSGKNITKTLYDPACGTGGMLSVATEYLHRLNSGAKLIGFGQELNDHTFAICKADLLIKGDSADQIKNGNTLSDDQCADMQFDYILSNPPFGREWKNEKNAVEKEAKLGFAGRFGPGLPAIGDSQMLFLLTAISKMKDSGSRVAIIHNGSPLFSGDAGSGPSEIRKYILEHDLLDAIIALPNDLFYNTGIATYVWILSNKKPAKRKGKVQLINANQMFVKRRKSLGNKRNDISQDAISEITKIYGEFKENDVCKIFNNDDFGYHKITVERPLLDENKKPVLSKGKPKPDSSLRDTENIPLTEDISEYFKREVLPFAPDAWIDEKKTKVGYEISFTRYFYKYTAPRPSSEIMKEILELECELEGSLAEIFQK
- a CDS encoding PDDEXK nuclease domain-containing protein, whose protein sequence is MNEDNPALPSDEVYLNIRRSVITAQRQVYAAVNFAMVQTYWEIGEQIYYACGENFRAEYGKNLLKFLSEKLTEEFGNNYSDRNLRYMRQFYATFPIRNALRSELSWTHYRLLMRISDENARDFYMDECAKSDWSSRQLERQINSFFYERLLASRDKEDVIKEAESNGLKTEYERIIKDPYVLEFLNLEANPKFYEKDLEEALITNLQKFLLELGRGFSFVSRQKRISFDGRHFYIDLVFYNYILKCFVLIDLKLGDLTHQDLGQMQMYVNYYTREMRTEGDNPPVGVVLCADKSDAVVKYTLPEDNSQIFASKYMLYMPTEEEFKRELNLDSFRKMSRDNPKDEGDDA
- a CDS encoding restriction endonuclease subunit S, whose product is MRAMKDSGIEWIGEIPVGWEIRRLRFLCQIITGDKDTINKKEDGLYPFYVRSPNIERIDSYTFDGEAILMAGDGVGAGKVFHYVNGKFDYHQRVYNLHFFKDISGKYLYYYLKENFWKKIEESNAKSTVDSVRLPMLLDFPVALGELPEQTRIASFLDNKCTAIDASIEKQRASIDKLKEYRQVVITNAVTKGLNPDVPMKDSGVEWIGEIPEGWDVVKLKWLARMKSGESITSNIIDNDSTYPVYGGNGLRGYAKSFTHNGSYILIGRQGALCGNVHIVKGNFWASEHAIVTYELITLDQKWLFYILSAMNLNQYSTSAAQPGLAVEQIQRLSTLLPPISEQHEIAAYLDQKCTAIDEAVSKKETLIKKLEEYKKSLIYEAVTGKIEIPELSA
- a CDS encoding type I restriction endonuclease subunit R, translated to MASAEYTEKQFENDIEFSLCTNGGYVKGNPEKFDRVLGLDTETLLTFIKTTQPKEWKKYNSIYGDDSEKTFIERFTREVARTNLLRVLRQGINDRGCRFKVIYWKPETAINEESREHYDQNILNCTRQLHYSPTNENSLDIVLFANGIPVVSMELKNQFTGQNVANAIGQYKFDRNSRDPIFEFKKRVIVHFAVDLYNVYMTTRLNGGQTKFLPFNQGSNGAGEVGGAGNPLYYNTYQTAYLWEKVLTKDSLLEILHKYLHIKTETLTDLNGKTTETKETLIFPRYHQLDVVTKLLSDVRENGAGKNYLIQHSAGSGKSNSIAWLAHRLSGLHDRTDNKIFKSTIVVTDRKILDSQLQDTIYQFDHVEGVVVKIDKDSKQLRDAINSGAGIIITTLQKFPVIYKEINSDNKNFAVIVDEAHSSQTGEAAKKLKTALANIEEVLDEYAKAEGEEEDKRPDEEDKLIAEIAAQGQHKNLSFFAFTATPKDKTLQMFGVKQPDGKYKAFHIYSMRQAIDEGFILDVLKNYMTYSMYYKIIKNIPDDPELDTAAGIKAIRRYESLHPHNLAQKTAIMVEHFRSQTKNQIGGKAKAMVVTASRLHAVRYCFEFKRYIKDKGYTGLDVLVAFSGEIDDEGMSWTEEKINKTKSGEHIKEKQLPKEFHDNFNILIVAEKYQTGFDEPYLHTMFVDKKLSGVKAVQTLSRINRIAEGKDSTFVLDFVNTAEDIQKAFQQYYEATILAEETNPNVLYDLKYTLDDFGIYRESEINSFAEIFFANTQERDMGKLSATLRPAMDRFAAKPLEERETFKTTLSRFIRIYGFITQVCRMFDEELHKFSAYAKFLSTVLPKGEKVTVDLDDKILLQYYRLEKCFGGSIVMDKHDESGIDPIKGEAGVRKEKKDTLTKLLDRINEKFGTNFTEMDKVLLQIENDIRAEESLVNFAQNNDERVFRPVFEKVFKDMAIQRYEQNDEFFIRMFNDSAFMQYTMDLMRSDIYRKIKTAQV